The nucleotide sequence TTCTACTAAATACTCTTTATCATTAACTGTTACTTTCTGCTTTCCTTCTTCAATCATCGTGCCGACTCCAATGTCTGAAAGGATTCCGCCAAGTCCTGCTCCACCGGCACGAATTCTTTCTACTAAGATACCTTGTGGAGAAAATTCAACTTCCATCTTTCCTTCTGTCATCAATTTGCCAGCAATCGGATTAGAGCCAATATGGGAAGCAATTAATTTCTTCGCTCTCCCCTGACTTACAAATCTGCCAATCCCAATCTCAGGAAAAGCCGCATCATTACCAATTAACGTGACATTTTTAACACCTTTATCAAGCATTCCTTTTATAAGAAGAGGGGGATTTCCAACCCCACCAAAGCCTCCAAACATCAATGTGCAGCCGTCATTAATTTGTTCCAGTGCTTCTTCTAATGTAGTAATTTTATCTACTTTCTTTTCTACAATCATACGTTCACCTCCGTTAAATAACAGTGTCAA is from Bacillus tianshenii and encodes:
- a CDS encoding CoA transferase subunit A → MIVEKKVDKITTLEEALEQINDGCTLMFGGFGGVGNPPLLIKGMLDKGVKNVTLIGNDAAFPEIGIGRFVSQGRAKKLIASHIGSNPIAGKLMTEGKMEVEFSPQGILVERIRAGGAGLGGILSDIGVGTMIEEGKQKVTVNDKEYLVETPLTADVSIVYAKKADPYGNLVFDKSARNTNPLVAMAGTITIAEVEEIVPLGELDPECIVTPGIYVDMVIQSKGVDWKWAWE